One Glycine soja cultivar W05 chromosome 2, ASM419377v2, whole genome shotgun sequence genomic region harbors:
- the LOC114386430 gene encoding origin of replication complex subunit 6-like, translated as MDVSELAKKLGLSDSKLLVRKAAELRRLCDVQFDSSVIGVGEVAKSLICLEIAATRLGVLFDRSSAVRLSGMSERAYIRSYNSLHNGLGVKMKLDVRELAIQFGCVRIIPFVRDGLKLYKDRFVSSLPASRRASADFTRPVFTAVAFYLCAKKHKLKVDKLKLIELCGTSESEFSSVSATMKDLCHDVFGVAKEKKDPKEVQSNRDLLDVLPSKRKAEDGGYSSEDGPELSSYKKAKKMEKHDYEKWKSSVLSSNKQNKKAPCKRTRQTSLNFLKEPSDNQELEAI; from the exons ATGGACGTTTCCGAGCTCGCCAAGAAGCTCGGTCTCTCCGATTCCAAACTCCTCGTCCGGAAAGCTGCCGAGCTCCGTCGCCTCTGCGATGTCCAGTTCGATTCCTCCGTCATTGGAGTC GGTGAGGTTGCAAAATCTCTCATATGCTTGGAAATCGCCGCCACTAGACTCGGCGTTCTCTTTGACCGATCTTCTGCTGTGAGGCTCAGCGGAATGTCCGAAAGAGCTTACATCAGATCCTACAATTCTCTCCACAACGGCCTTGGTGTCAA GATGAAATTAGATGTGAGGGAATTGGCGATTCAGTTCGGCTGCGTTCGCATTATCCCTTTCGTTCGTGACGGTCTTAAATT ATATAAGGATCGGTTTGTTTCATCATTGCCGGCTTCTCGCCGTGCAAGTGCTGATTTCACTCGTCCAGTGTTCACCGCGGTTGCTTTTTATTTATGTGCTAAGAAACACAAG CTTAAAGTAGATAAACTTAAGTTAATTGAGCTCTGTGGTACATCTGAGTCTGAGTTTTCTAGT GTTTCTGCTACTATGAAGGATTTGTGCCATGATGTTTTTGGGGTTgcgaaggaaaagaaggatccTAAGGAAGTGCAGTCAAATCGAG ATTTGCTTGATGTTTTGCCAAGTAAAAGGAAAGCTGAGGATGGTGGTTATTCATCGGAGGATGGTCCAGAG CTTTCAAGCTATAAAAAAGccaagaaaatggaaaaacatGATTATGAGAAATGGAAATCTTCTGTGCTTTCatccaataaacaaaataagaaag CGCCTTGCAAGCGAACCAGACAGACTAGTCTCAACTTTCTCAAGGAACCTTCCGATAATCAAGAGTTAGAGGCAATTTGA
- the LOC114386440 gene encoding sphinganine C4-monooxygenase 1-like yields MDLGVSDEMLGTFVPIVVYWIYSGIYVVLGLFAENYRLHSKQEEDEKNLVSKGAVVKGVLLQQLVQAVVATLLFALTGSDNQNTTSQNTSLLVLARQFVTAMLVMDAWQYFMHRYMHHNKFLYKHIHSLHHRLIVPYSYGALYNHPVEGLLNDTVGGALSFLLSGMSPRASIFFFSFATIKTVDDHCGLLLPGNLFHIFFKNNSAYHDVHHQLYGNKYNFSQPFFVMWDKILGTYMPYTLEEREGGGFETRPCKDYKDD; encoded by the exons ATGGATTTGGGGGTTTCTGATGAGATGTTAGGCACTTTTGTGCCAATAGTAGTTTACTGGATTTATTCTGGGATTTACGTTGTTCTGGGGTTGTTTGCTGAGAATTATCGGTTACATTCGAAGCAGgaagaggatgaaaaaaatttgGTGTCAAAGGGTGCTGTGGTTAAAGGTGTTCTCCTCCAACAGCTAGTTCAGGCTGTGGTTGCAACCCTCTTGTTTgcg CTGACAGGAAGTGACAACCAAAATACTACAAGCCAGAATACTTCTCTACTTGTTTTAGCAAGGCAATTTGTTACTGCTATGCTTGTAATGGATGCATGGCAATACTTTATGCACAGATACATGCATCACAACAAGTTCCTTTACAAACATATCCACTCTCTACATCACAGACTCATTGTACCCTATTCATATGGAGCTCTGTACAATCACCCCGTCGAGGGGCTTCTGAATGACACTGTTGGTGGGGCTTTATCTTTCCTACTCTCCGGGATGAGTCCTCGAGcctccatcttcttcttctcctttgccACCATTAAAACAGTGGATGATCACTGCGGGTTATTGCTCCCTGGGAACCTTTTCCAcatctttttcaaaaacaacTCAGCCTACCACGATGTACACCACCAGCTCTATGGCAACAAGTACAACTTCTCGCAGCCATTCTTCGTTATGTGGGACAAAATCTTAGGTACCTACATGCCTTATACGTTGGAGGAGAGGGAAGGTGGTGGTTTTGAAACTAGACCTTGCAAAGATTACAAGGATGATTAA
- the LOC114386451 gene encoding protein PHYTOCHROME KINASE SUBSTRATE 2-like, with protein sequence MVISAATSNNNNIHQLQSFNSQNNNYHLRDASFSSYLNNKEEILTESGHGYVSSRKDPLGVKKEDDGEIGVFEAEKYFNGEEIGSPPRVADNDANKHRPQKDEQTALVTRKYKVQNGTPSVRSESSLNSQSALLQSAVRNSSRNMKSKLHRKSFLAGLGCKCYCSDKNSVDISDHAGEISFSKNSSHGKTTSRNMFNADPEANHSVKVTRPHAAEISINKDVYFQRPEKLGVGLSKENSLALSGLNSSSGNNPAKMQLQQVEKSRNSLEVFGSPILSSRSKSLSFDKRLAKTSSSSWDAAPKIEETDFSANSGGNYNDADSDASSDLFEIESLTGKSNSFFLGRSSSNVVSSCASPTTCYAPSEVSIEWSVATASALEYSAMSDYDDQRSIGTTRSPITTSLVSSNGKPKVVVKETQRRRPSMLLGCKSQKAVGVALDAFTTYEKTSSNANSRRRSDTFPQVTEFKTETTKEGSFGARHNKQHAYATNPLQRSLSPHPSQLLYI encoded by the coding sequence ATGGTTATCTCAGCAGCCACTTCAAATAACAACAACATCCATCAGTTGCAATCTTTCAACTCTCAGAACAACAATTACCACCTTCGCGACGCGTCCTTCTCTTCGTACTTGAACAACAAAGAAGAGATCCTGACAGAGTCAGGCCATGGCTATGTCAGCAGCAGAAAGGATCCTCTCGGAGTAAAGAAGGaagatgatggagaaattgGAGTATTTGAAGCTGAAAAGTACTTCAATGGAGAAGAGATTGGAAGCCCCCCAAGAGTTGCTGATAATGATGCAAACAAGCACCGGCCCCAGAAAGATGAACAAACAGCTCTTGTAACCAGAAAGTACAAAGTTCAGAATGGAACTCCAAGTGTAAGGTCTGAATCAAGCTTGAATAGCCAAAGTGCACTTTTGCAAAGTGCTGTGAGGAACTCCTCAAGGAACATGAAAAGCAAATTGCATAGGAAGAGTTTTCTAGCTGGTCTTGGTTGCAAATGCTATTGTTCTGACAAGAATTCTGTTGATATTAGTGACCATGCAGGTGAAATCAGTTTCAGCAAAAATTCTAGTCATGGAAAAACAACTTCAAGAAATATGTTCAATGCTGATCCAGAGGCTAATCATTCAGTTAAAGTTACTAGGCCTCACGCAGCCGAAATCTCGATTAACAAAGATGTTTACTTCCAAAGGCCAGAGAAGTTAGGGGTGGGATTGAGCAAAGAGAACAGTTTAGCACTCTCAGGTTTGAATTCTAGCTCAGGAAATAATCCGGCGAAAATGCAACTTCAACAAGTAGAGAAGTCAAGGAATTCATTGGAAGTGTTTGGCTCCCCAATACTGAGTAGCAGGAGCAAGTCTTTGAGCTTTGATAAAAGGTTGGCAAagacctcttcctcttcttgggATGCTGCTCCTAAAATTGAAGAAACTGACTTCTCAGCAAATTCTGGTGGAAACTACAATGATGCTGATAGTGATGCAAGTTCAGACTTGTTTGAGATTGAAAGCCTCACAGGAAAATCCAACTCCTTCTTCCTTGGTAGATCATCATCCAATGTTGTTTCTAGCTGTGCCAGCCCCACAACTTGTTATGCACCGAGTGAGGTAAGCATAGAATGGAGTGTGGCCACTGCCAGTGCCTTGGAGTACTCAGCCATGTCAGATTATGATGATCAAAGGTCAATAGGAACCACAAGGAGTCCAATTACGACATCCTTAGTTTCCTCAAATGGTAAACCAAAAGTCGTTGTCAAAGAGACGCAGAGGCGGCGTCCTAGCATGCTGTTGGGTTGCAAGAGCCAGAAAGCTGTAGGAGTTGCTTTGGATGCCTTCACAACATATGAGAAAACAAGTTCTAACGCGAATAGTCGTCGCAGGTCTGACACCTTCCCTCAGGTGACAGAGTTTAAGACAGAGACAACAAAGGAAGGAAGTTTTGGTGCAAGACATAATAAGCAACATGCTTATGCAACAAACCCACTTCAGCGCTCACTCTCACCACATCCTTCACAACTCTTGTACATttag